CATGCGGAATATTGGGTTCGATTAGATCGTCGATTTTTTTGAGGAAGATATTGAGTTATCAAAATAACATGGTAATTTGTTAATGTGTTAACACGGAAACATGGCGACATGAAAACAATCGCGATCATTAGTCAGAAGGGAGGCGCTGGGAAGACGACGCTTGCCCTACACTTGGCTACTAGTGCCAGTGCCGCTGGATACGTTTCTCTGATCCTCGATACCGATCCCCAAGCGACTGCAAGTTCATGGAAAGCATGGCGGGGGGATGTCGAGCCTGATGTGGTGGATTGTGCGGCGCACGCCTTGTTATCAAGAAAGCTGGAACAAGCGTCCGAACTGGGCGCAGAACTATCGATAATAGATACCCCCCCACATGCCGATATTATGGCGCGTGAGGCGTGTCGTGTCGCTGATTTCTTGTTAATTCCATGCAGACCACGTGCTTTCGATATGGACGCTGTTAGAACAACGGCGGAACTTGTGCGAGCCAGTGGCAAGCCTGCCTTCGTGATTTTTACTGCGGGTCCTCCTCGTGCGCCCCAAGTTTATAAGGAGGCGGCCGAGGTTGTGGCGCAGTTTGGTATCCCTGTTGCTCCTGTTGTTTTGCCTGAGCGTGCAGTTTTTCATCATAGCGTTGGTTCCGGTCGTACCGCGCAGGAAGCAGAGCCGGAAAGCAAGGCTGCTGCTGATATAGCACTGTTGTGGAATTGGGTGTGTGATCAAGTTAACATGCCATCACACAAACAAGATGACACAAAAACGCGTTAGCAATTTTCTAAGTTGAGGATATACGGCATGAGTCGGTTTGCTGGTCTCAAAAAGACGGTCGCGCCATCGGTTGTGGAACCGACAGCGCAAACGGTGGTAGAGAAAGCCCGCCCACGTAATCCGAGAGAAGGTAAGCGGGCTGTGGTGGGGTATTTTTCTCCAGCAGTTAGCAAGGGACTACATCAACTTGCGCTTGATACTGATACAACTATTCAGGGTTTGATCGGGGAGGCCATTGATGACTTGATGCGTAAGCACGGTCGTCATCCTTTTGGAGAGCGCTGATTATCTATTTAGATAGATTATGCTCGTATATTTGTACAATCAGGGTTGACCACGCTTAGCAAACCACGTCTCGCAGAATTTGATGAAATGCCGCTCAGGGTTCTTCGGAGCGATCTCGTTATCACCCAGCCACATGCGCCATTCTCTTTCGAGATGATGCACATCCCACCCTGGCGCGATGTTCCGAGCATCCCCGTAAATATCAGGATCGAGCGCACCCATCCAAGCCTCGGCTGCTGGCTCGGCAGCTTTCATTGTGCCGCGATTGATGAATGTTACCATGTCTTTCTGAGAATCGAATTCGACACGGTAATCCGGTAGATGATCGCTTGCAGCGAGGTTCTTTATCATCTGTCGGAATAATTTTTCTGGGCTTTGAGAGCCTGATTTTTTCAGTAGGATCTCAAGAGAGGCTTTCCATACCGCTTGCTGACCGCAATGTTTGCGAGCGAGTTCATAAACGCGTCGTTCCAGCGGTTTGCGTAGCCGGAAATAATCACGATGCAGTGTCAGAACATCATTGCTCTTAATTGCGTTAAAGACCCAATCCGACAGCTTGATCTCGCAATGCAATAGGCGACCGTCGAGGCCAAGTTTGCGGCGGATGGATGAAGCGTCGATCAGGCCAAAACCGTCCACCTGTTCTTCGTCGCCTGTAACAATGTTAGTGCGGATACGTGTGCCTTCAAGGCGGTCGAGGGCTTCGATGAGGGCTTTGTAGTCCTTACCTGCCGTTCCGCGATTGGTGAAGATGAGTAAGTCGCGGCTGCTGATCCTCACCCGTTGCGATACTTTTTCCCCGGCCTTTAGTTTCGCCATGATCTGCGAAATACAGTAAATCAGAATATCCTTATCGTAGATTGTAGCAAGACCCTTCACGCTTGGCGTGATTTCCAGCCATTGCCCGTTATGTTCATAGCGACGAACGGAAGTTTCGGGTTTTTTCGACAGGGAATAGAACGGATGCTCCATTTGCGGCATCACGTCCTTAAGCACGGCATCTGCCACGTCGCAGATGAATAAGTCATGCTGCGGATGACGCTCCGGCAGGAGGGCCTCATGAACAACAGGCAGATTCGGGGTTTCAGATACCATGCCTAAAGTTCGGGGTTTTAAATACCTGCGTCAAGTGATTCGGGGTTTTAAATACCGAAACCGAGATTCGGGGTTTTAAATACCGAGACCGAGATTCGGGGTTTTAAATACCGAGATTCGGGGTTTTAAATACCGAGATTCGGGGTTTTAAATACCAAACCGAGAAAAAAACCAGAAATTCCGTTTTTATATCAATGTGTTAAATGGATGCTAGAATCGCTTAACACAGAATCTAACACCTATTTAACACCTCTCTAACCATTTGATCTGTGGATAACTCACAAACCTCAAAAATTTCCAACCAAATTGAACCCAAACACCGCCTCTTGGGAGCTCCGCCCCCGCCGGCTCGCGGCCTACGGCCGCCCCAATCGCGCATAGCGCGATCTCCCCCCGGCATCCCCCTGCTCGGCCCTTTGGGCCTGCACTGAACGGACACGCCTACGGCGCAAAGTCATGATCTGACGATGCGTTTCCGCATCGTCTCTCCACCAGAGCACCTTCCTCATCCACGTTGGCGCCTTCGACGCCCTATGGGGCTCCCCCGTTCAGCGCTCACCCAACGCCTGCAACATCAGAAGAACCGGGCAAAACCATAAACTGCTCAAGACACATCGGAGTTCAGGCGATCATTCAGCAGCTCACGTGTCGCAACATGCCCGCTAGACGCCATAGGATGGCCGTACAGGCGTTATCAGATGTCGTGGCTGTTTGGGTGTCTGTAACGGGTGTTGTGGCCTGTGCGACCATCCATAGTACCCTGCGGGGCTTGATAGGCTGGCCATTGCCTATTCGCCTGAGTACGTCAGAAAAATGCATGATGGTTGCTGAAACCGCAAACAGTTATTACATTGGTAATAACATTGGGGTGGGATTCACTATGGTCGAACTGAAAGTGCGAAAATTCGGAAACTCACTCGGGGTAGTACTGCCCAAGGAAGTGATCTCACGGCTGAATACCCAAGACGGTGCGCCCCTGTATCTGA
This is a stretch of genomic DNA from Acetobacter ascendens. It encodes these proteins:
- the parA gene encoding ParA family partition ATPase, encoding MKTIAIISQKGGAGKTTLALHLATSASAAGYVSLILDTDPQATASSWKAWRGDVEPDVVDCAAHALLSRKLEQASELGAELSIIDTPPHADIMAREACRVADFLLIPCRPRAFDMDAVRTTAELVRASGKPAFVIFTAGPPRAPQVYKEAAEVVAQFGIPVAPVVLPERAVFHHSVGSGRTAQEAEPESKAAADIALLWNWVCDQVNMPSHKQDDTKTR
- a CDS encoding ribbon-helix-helix domain-containing protein codes for the protein MSRFAGLKKTVAPSVVEPTAQTVVEKARPRNPREGKRAVVGYFSPAVSKGLHQLALDTDTTIQGLIGEAIDDLMRKHGRHPFGER
- a CDS encoding replication initiator protein A; amino-acid sequence: MVSETPNLPVVHEALLPERHPQHDLFICDVADAVLKDVMPQMEHPFYSLSKKPETSVRRYEHNGQWLEITPSVKGLATIYDKDILIYCISQIMAKLKAGEKVSQRVRISSRDLLIFTNRGTAGKDYKALIEALDRLEGTRIRTNIVTGDEEQVDGFGLIDASSIRRKLGLDGRLLHCEIKLSDWVFNAIKSNDVLTLHRDYFRLRKPLERRVYELARKHCGQQAVWKASLEILLKKSGSQSPEKLFRQMIKNLAASDHLPDYRVEFDSQKDMVTFINRGTMKAAEPAAEAWMGALDPDIYGDARNIAPGWDVHHLEREWRMWLGDNEIAPKNPERHFIKFCETWFAKRGQP